A region from the Halomicroarcula saliterrae genome encodes:
- a CDS encoding DUF3209 family protein: MSCYEIEALRLGLMNVLGTEDDHARQHAEKELEGHMTGPIEALASAETLAAIERHLDAALVDLEADIAQTDEDAPEYDYMRGRLVAVRDAERAVGRITTQGEDVLSGLGEAHDVLHEAFPVDE; encoded by the coding sequence ATGAGCTGCTACGAAATCGAGGCGCTTCGACTGGGCCTCATGAACGTTCTCGGTACCGAAGACGACCACGCGCGCCAGCACGCGGAAAAGGAGCTGGAGGGCCACATGACCGGCCCTATCGAGGCCCTGGCCAGCGCGGAGACGCTGGCGGCCATCGAGCGCCACCTCGACGCGGCGCTCGTCGACCTCGAAGCGGACATCGCACAGACCGACGAAGACGCCCCCGAGTACGACTACATGCGCGGCCGACTGGTCGCTGTTCGGGACGCGGAGCGTGCGGTCGGCCGCATCACGACGCAGGGCGAGGACGTCCTCTCGGGGCTGGGCGAGGCCCACGACGTGCTCCACGAGGCGTTCCCGGTCGATGAGTGA
- a CDS encoding CbiX/SirB N-terminal domain-containing protein — protein sequence MSEATTAPEGLDDEAILLAGHGSRREKSNEQVRELAAELEGRLGIPVDAAFLELAEPAIDDAISGLAATVSQVSVVHLSLFAASHVKNDVPLAVTQARERHPELTINNGAHLGVHPALLDLLDDRAAAVETELGVDRADDDVAVVVCARGSSDPDANADVHKLARLLYEGREFDRCEASFIGVTEPLLSETLHDVAKSRPDAVVVLPYMLGDGVLTGRIKDGAREFDAEYPYVDAGFGEPLGTDSRLLDVLGDRWQEARTGSVEMSCDTCKYKVELDGYEDDQGGARAMLRALTHQAEHADREDVADDPHVHDAPEKHVAVCTNQTCAADGAPAVLERLRQAARDSEACDARITRSSCLGRCGEGPMVAVYPDGVWYGGVAAEDAEEIVSSHLDRDRIVSELVDQTL from the coding sequence ATGAGCGAGGCAACCACTGCCCCCGAGGGGCTCGACGACGAGGCCATCCTGCTCGCGGGCCACGGCTCCCGGCGCGAGAAGTCGAACGAGCAGGTCCGCGAGCTGGCGGCCGAGCTGGAGGGGCGACTCGGCATCCCGGTCGACGCCGCGTTCCTCGAACTGGCCGAGCCGGCCATCGACGACGCGATTTCGGGGCTGGCGGCGACTGTCTCGCAGGTGTCGGTCGTCCACCTCTCGCTGTTTGCGGCCAGCCACGTCAAAAACGACGTGCCGCTCGCGGTCACGCAGGCCCGCGAACGCCACCCCGAGTTGACTATCAACAACGGCGCCCATCTGGGCGTCCACCCGGCTCTCCTGGACCTGCTCGACGACCGGGCCGCCGCCGTCGAGACCGAGCTGGGCGTCGACCGGGCGGACGACGATGTCGCGGTCGTGGTCTGTGCCCGGGGGTCGTCTGACCCCGACGCGAACGCCGACGTGCACAAGCTCGCCCGACTGCTCTACGAGGGCCGCGAGTTCGACCGCTGTGAGGCGTCGTTCATCGGCGTCACGGAACCGCTGCTTTCCGAGACGCTCCACGACGTCGCCAAGAGCCGCCCGGACGCCGTCGTCGTCCTGCCGTACATGCTCGGCGACGGCGTGTTGACGGGCCGCATCAAGGACGGCGCCCGCGAGTTCGACGCGGAGTACCCCTACGTCGACGCCGGCTTCGGCGAGCCGCTGGGCACCGACAGCCGCCTGCTCGACGTGCTGGGCGACCGCTGGCAGGAGGCCCGCACGGGGAGCGTCGAGATGTCCTGTGACACCTGCAAGTACAAGGTCGAACTCGACGGCTACGAGGACGACCAGGGCGGCGCCCGCGCGATGTTGCGGGCGCTGACCCACCAGGCCGAACACGCCGACCGCGAGGACGTGGCCGACGACCCGCACGTCCACGACGCCCCCGAGAAACACGTCGCCGTCTGCACGAACCAGACCTGCGCCGCCGACGGCGCGCCGGCCGTCCTCGAACGGCTCCGACAGGCTGCCCGCGACAGCGAGGCCTGTGACGCCCGCATCACCCGCTCCTCGTGTCTCGGCCGCTGTGGCGAAGGCCCGATGGTCGCGGTCTACCCCGACGGCGTCTGGTACGGCGGCGTCGCGGCGGAAGACGCCGAGGAGATAGTCTCCTCGCACCTGGACCGCGACCGGATCGTGAGCGAACTCGTCGACCAGACGCTGTAA
- a CDS encoding cobalamin biosynthesis protein has protein sequence MSIETGPPGDMLAAHPETAYFWGRVAADGECDDGCVTVRTSDETAARRLATIAGADATDRRIIERPYAHDTSITRQEEQYTVQVVGPLAERASGALGLPFDGESGGYRLDPLADHDRQLLRGLVEGCATVCFKSDDDAVGLSFVHADRGLLGTVQSLLDDLPVAAPYDEPSEASSGYWFGVDDDAVPTVGEWLYEGSESTGLFAPSRRRKLRKSIERVR, from the coding sequence GTGAGCATCGAGACCGGCCCGCCGGGCGACATGCTCGCCGCGCACCCGGAGACGGCGTACTTCTGGGGCCGTGTCGCGGCCGACGGGGAGTGCGACGACGGCTGCGTGACCGTCCGGACGAGCGACGAGACGGCCGCCCGCCGGCTCGCGACCATCGCCGGCGCGGACGCGACGGACCGCCGCATCATCGAGCGGCCCTACGCTCACGACACCTCGATTACCCGCCAGGAAGAGCAGTACACCGTCCAGGTCGTCGGCCCTCTGGCAGAGCGAGCGAGCGGGGCGCTCGGGCTCCCCTTCGACGGCGAGTCGGGCGGCTACCGGCTCGACCCGCTGGCCGACCACGACCGACAGCTGCTCCGCGGGCTCGTCGAGGGCTGTGCGACGGTCTGTTTCAAGTCGGACGACGACGCGGTGGGACTCTCCTTCGTCCACGCGGACCGCGGCCTGCTGGGGACGGTCCAGTCGCTGCTCGACGACCTGCCGGTCGCGGCACCGTACGACGAGCCCAGCGAGGCCTCCTCCGGCTACTGGTTCGGCGTCGACGACGACGCGGTGCCGACCGTCGGCGAGTGGCTCTACGAGGGCAGCGAATCGACCGGGCTCTTCGCCCCGAGCCGACGGCGGAAGCTCCGCAAGAGTATCGAGCGAGTCAGATGA
- a CDS encoding ferredoxin gives MYTISIDRDACDGVFACLVRDDRFVEDADGLAAIEVDDAAAVSATFDDDRRADAEGAAAACPLDAITVTDADAESDAVTDAGEGQP, from the coding sequence ATGTATACAATCAGTATCGACCGCGACGCCTGCGACGGCGTCTTCGCCTGTCTGGTGCGGGACGACCGGTTCGTCGAAGACGCCGACGGACTGGCGGCTATCGAGGTCGACGACGCCGCGGCCGTCTCGGCGACGTTCGACGACGACCGGCGAGCGGACGCCGAGGGGGCAGCCGCCGCGTGTCCGTTGGACGCTATCACCGTCACAGACGCCGACGCCGAGAGCGACGCCGTCACCGACGCCGGGGAGGGTCAGCCGTGA